In a genomic window of Dyadobacter fermentans DSM 18053:
- a CDS encoding alpha/beta hydrolase, translated as MTTEAIASSRIDFAEDPHLSPAVKEFLKPLNAGGPPLESLPVDDARNVLVSAQAAFEVDLSGITEEEKTITEDGFDITLNIVRPEGATGVQPVFMFIHGGGWVLGDYPTHKRMVRDLVTLTGFTGVFVNYSRAPEVKYPQPVHEVYATAKWLAANGASIQVDGSRLAIVGNSAGGNLATAAVLLAKAQGGPAFKTQILFWPVTDANFGRNSYQQFGTQRFLTSSLMQWMWDQYISPDQRHEIYASPAQAATEQLRGLPPTLIQVAENDILLDEGEEYGRKLSEAGVEVTTVRYNDVIHDFGLLNGLAEIPQTKAVFVQAAQQLKKYL; from the coding sequence ATGACCACCGAAGCTATTGCATCGTCGCGGATCGATTTTGCAGAAGATCCCCATTTGTCTCCGGCTGTTAAGGAATTTCTCAAACCGTTGAACGCAGGAGGGCCACCATTGGAAAGCCTGCCGGTGGATGACGCCCGAAATGTGCTGGTTTCCGCCCAGGCGGCTTTCGAGGTCGATCTTTCGGGCATTACCGAGGAAGAAAAAACGATCACCGAGGATGGCTTTGATATTACGCTCAACATCGTTCGGCCCGAAGGTGCTACCGGCGTGCAGCCCGTGTTCATGTTCATCCACGGCGGCGGCTGGGTGCTCGGCGACTACCCTACCCACAAGCGCATGGTGCGCGACCTCGTGACGCTCACCGGCTTCACGGGCGTGTTTGTGAACTATTCCCGCGCGCCGGAAGTGAAGTACCCGCAGCCTGTGCACGAAGTGTATGCAACGGCTAAGTGGCTGGCTGCCAACGGGGCATCGATCCAAGTCGATGGATCCCGGCTGGCCATTGTGGGCAATAGCGCGGGCGGAAACCTCGCTACGGCCGCCGTATTGCTGGCCAAGGCCCAGGGAGGCCCGGCGTTCAAAACGCAGATCCTTTTCTGGCCGGTGACCGATGCCAATTTCGGGCGGAATTCGTATCAGCAATTTGGTACACAGCGCTTTCTGACCTCATCCCTCATGCAATGGATGTGGGACCAGTACATTTCTCCCGACCAGAGACACGAAATTTACGCATCGCCCGCACAAGCGGCGACCGAGCAGCTCAGGGGCTTGCCGCCAACGCTCATCCAGGTGGCCGAAAACGATATTCTGCTCGACGAGGGGGAAGAATACGGACGAAAACTGAGTGAAGCGGGTGTAGAAGTCACAACGGTTCGCTACAACGATGTGATCCACGACTTCGGCCTGTTGAATGGCCTGGCGGAAATACCGCAGACAAAAGCGGTGTTCGTCCAGGCGGCACAGCAGTTGAAAAAGTACCTGTAA
- a CDS encoding alpha/beta hydrolase → MKTKNILFVTGAFVTHHCWDEWRVYFEARGYSTLAPAWPFKDASAAELRARQPHDIDLARLTLAELVDHFAGIAKSFPEKPIIIGHSLGGLITQILLNRDLAAAAVAIHSVPPQGIIPYEFSFLKSTWGALGLFTSLDETYLMPFDTWQYAFVNEMPLDEQQKAYDLLTSPESKRVARGGLTSAAAVDFDKPHAPLLLTSGSLDNIIPAHLNNRNYERYKKNGSVLEYKEFPGRNHHVLAQAGWESDADYVLDWIKNY, encoded by the coding sequence ATGAAAACAAAGAACATACTTTTTGTCACAGGCGCATTTGTGACGCACCATTGCTGGGATGAATGGCGGGTTTATTTCGAAGCGCGCGGTTACTCGACCCTGGCGCCTGCCTGGCCGTTCAAGGACGCCTCGGCCGCCGAACTCCGCGCACGCCAGCCGCACGACATCGACCTGGCCCGCCTCACACTCGCCGAACTGGTCGACCATTTTGCGGGTATCGCCAAAAGTTTTCCGGAAAAGCCCATCATCATCGGCCATTCCCTGGGCGGGCTCATCACGCAGATATTGCTGAACCGCGACCTGGCCGCCGCCGCGGTGGCCATTCATTCGGTGCCGCCGCAGGGCATCATTCCCTACGAGTTTTCATTCCTCAAATCCACCTGGGGCGCATTGGGGCTGTTCACGTCGCTGGACGAGACCTACCTCATGCCGTTCGATACCTGGCAATATGCATTTGTGAATGAAATGCCGCTGGACGAGCAGCAGAAGGCGTATGACCTGCTCACCTCGCCCGAATCCAAGCGCGTGGCGCGCGGTGGACTCACGAGCGCTGCCGCGGTGGATTTTGATAAACCGCACGCGCCGCTTTTGCTTACATCGGGGTCACTGGATAATATCATTCCGGCGCATCTGAACAACCGGAACTACGAGCGCTATAAAAAGAACGGCTCGGTATTGGAATACAAGGAGTTCCCCGGCCGCAACCACCACGTGCTGGCGCAGGCCGGCTGGGAATCTGATGCCGACTACGTGCTCGACTGGATCAAGAATTACTGA
- a CDS encoding sigma-54 interaction domain-containing protein, producing MKSANSVYLKDDREVRQPIWQTSIIGSGPKFQHAVDLTNAVAPSDVSVLLLGESGTGKEKFAEAIHLKSPRANKPFVRINCASLPPTLIESELFGHEKGVFTGAYERKTGKFERAQQGTIFLDEIGELPLMMQSKLLHVLQEKQIERIGGNASIPIDTRVIAATNRNLEKDVAEGTFRKDLFYRLNIFPITLPPLRDRKEDIRQLADYFLSMYNARFRKNIKGIAPEALMQLENHHWPGNIREMQHLFERAVLLCPTHTIHRFIEFDVADEAEKVAETKVKSLTEMERDHIVATLRRCKGKISGKDGAAELLDINPSTLVSRLKKLGISQVSVWKNDPISANDSYY from the coding sequence ATGAAAAGCGCAAACTCAGTTTATTTAAAAGACGACCGGGAGGTGAGGCAGCCCATTTGGCAAACCTCCATCATCGGGTCCGGACCGAAATTCCAGCACGCCGTAGACCTGACCAATGCCGTCGCGCCGTCCGATGTCTCGGTGCTATTGCTCGGCGAGAGCGGCACGGGCAAGGAGAAATTCGCCGAAGCCATCCATTTGAAATCGCCCCGGGCAAACAAGCCTTTTGTGCGCATCAACTGCGCATCGCTGCCGCCCACGCTCATCGAATCGGAGCTGTTTGGTCATGAAAAAGGTGTGTTCACAGGAGCCTACGAGCGGAAAACGGGCAAATTCGAGCGGGCGCAGCAGGGGACCATATTCCTGGACGAAATCGGCGAGCTGCCGCTGATGATGCAATCCAAACTGCTGCACGTATTGCAGGAAAAGCAAATCGAGCGGATCGGCGGCAATGCGAGCATTCCGATCGACACGCGGGTGATCGCGGCCACCAACCGGAATCTGGAAAAGGACGTAGCCGAAGGTACATTCCGAAAAGACCTTTTTTACCGGCTCAACATCTTTCCCATCACCCTGCCGCCGCTGCGCGACCGGAAAGAAGACATCCGGCAGCTTGCGGACTACTTTCTCTCGATGTACAATGCCCGGTTCCGGAAAAACATCAAAGGCATTGCGCCGGAGGCACTTATGCAGCTCGAAAACCACCATTGGCCCGGAAATATCCGTGAAATGCAGCACCTTTTCGAACGGGCCGTGCTACTCTGCCCGACCCACACGATCCACCGTTTCATAGAGTTCGACGTAGCGGACGAAGCGGAAAAAGTGGCCGAAACAAAAGTGAAATCGCTTACGGAAATGGAGCGCGACCACATCGTAGCCACCCTGAGAAGGTGCAAAGGGAAAATTTCAGGCAAGGACGGTGCCGCCGAATTGCTGGACATTAACCCTTCCACGCTGGTATCCAGGCTGAAAAAGCTGGGCATCAGCCAGGTAAGCGTTTGGAAAAACGATCCCATTTCCGCCAACGACAGCTATTATTGA
- a CDS encoding RagB/SusD family nutrient uptake outer membrane protein has protein sequence MKPSLLNRVLKNAWLAVALAAIAASQESCKSYLEIPPPTTDLTRTTVFSDASSVEATVNGLYTLTFIDINFWSYAPHFYGGMMADELYPRSVNVFDDLLFNQYNPSTDTYGKFWQNGYKVIYHANSIITGLADVTFLPEILHKRYIAEAKFFRAYIYLLLSGYYGDVPLITTTDIKETDSAPRSPKAAVIALVVADLKDVIADLSRMDMPKTRVNALAAQSLLARVYLYSQQWEEAAAAATAAIAGNARLESALDSVFLRSSDETIWTISSSGSRPDQGDRTTYGLMLLPSPTNLNYGLPKSLYNSFEPGDKRRSTWIGIFAVSPDTILFTAKYKQKSTNMGPMLAEDDVVMRLAEQYLIRAEANAAMGKTSESAADLNVLRRRAGLRDLPSDMRKEQLVLQVEKERRAELFVEGHRWFDIVRTGRANAVFGAAKPATWKPHAVLLPIPQAEMDLNQNLVQNPGYQ, from the coding sequence ATGAAACCATCACTCCTTAACCGTGTCCTGAAAAACGCCTGGCTGGCGGTGGCGCTGGCGGCAATTGCGGCGTCGCAAGAGTCGTGCAAAAGCTATCTGGAAATTCCGCCGCCCACTACCGACCTGACGAGAACCACCGTTTTCAGCGACGCCAGTTCCGTCGAAGCCACGGTCAACGGCTTGTATACTCTGACGTTCATCGACATCAACTTCTGGTCTTATGCGCCCCACTTTTATGGCGGCATGATGGCCGACGAGCTTTACCCGAGGAGCGTGAATGTTTTCGATGATCTCCTTTTTAACCAATATAATCCTTCCACCGACACCTATGGCAAGTTCTGGCAAAATGGATACAAAGTGATCTACCATGCCAATAGCATCATCACCGGCCTTGCGGACGTCACGTTTTTGCCGGAGATTTTGCACAAGCGGTACATAGCCGAAGCCAAGTTTTTCAGAGCGTACATTTACCTGCTGCTCTCAGGCTATTATGGCGACGTGCCGTTGATCACCACCACCGATATCAAGGAAACGGACAGCGCGCCGCGGTCGCCCAAGGCGGCTGTTATAGCCCTGGTAGTGGCTGATTTGAAGGATGTTATCGCGGATCTGAGCCGGATGGATATGCCCAAAACCAGGGTAAATGCATTGGCCGCCCAATCCCTGCTGGCCAGGGTGTACCTGTATTCGCAGCAGTGGGAGGAAGCCGCGGCGGCCGCTACCGCAGCCATTGCCGGAAATGCCCGGCTGGAAAGCGCACTCGACAGCGTTTTTCTGCGGAGCAGTGACGAAACGATCTGGACGATCAGCAGCAGCGGTTCCAGGCCCGACCAAGGGGACCGAACCACTTACGGACTCATGCTATTACCGTCTCCCACTAATCTGAATTACGGATTACCGAAATCGCTCTATAACAGTTTCGAGCCAGGCGACAAGCGCCGTTCGACATGGATCGGCATTTTCGCGGTAAGCCCGGATACCATCTTGTTTACGGCCAAATACAAGCAAAAATCGACCAACATGGGCCCCATGCTGGCGGAAGATGATGTGGTGATGCGGCTCGCGGAACAATACCTGATCCGGGCGGAAGCGAATGCAGCGATGGGCAAGACCAGCGAGTCGGCGGCCGACCTGAATGTGCTCCGCCGCCGCGCCGGGTTGCGTGATTTGCCGTCCGATATGAGAAAAGAGCAGCTCGTCCTGCAAGTGGAAAAGGAACGGCGCGCCGAGTTGTTCGTGGAAGGGCACCGGTGGTTCGATATCGTGCGGACGGGCCGGGCCAATGCGGTATTCGGAGCGGCAAAGCCTGCCACCTGGAAGCCGCATGCCGTGTTGCTGCCGATTCCGCAGGCCGAAATGGACCTGAACCAAAACCTTGTCCAAAACCCGGGCTATCAGTAA
- a CDS encoding SusC/RagA family TonB-linked outer membrane protein has protein sequence MTIKFYHFFLALILGSMASGIVCGQNIREVTVSFEIRRATLKTALKKLEKTTGYTIAYPSEKVGKVRSVTVPPGKRTIEQTMLLMLERTDLQFRQAGRNIILFEKLENIPKTEQAEKPQSFLIRGRVMALQEGGPLEGATVLLKNADEGAVTDEAGRFTLRATGSGASIVVSFIGYRSLDTLLSFPIEGELTLNLRRDITQLQELVVSTGYYESSRSMSTGNIAQVSRKVIEKQPVASPIAALQGRIPGVFISNGTGVPGSAVHIQIRGRNTIDSGKTPLVLIDGVPVPYESPNLLTGSHGMESYGGGPNPLNAINPADIERIEILKDADATAIYGSRGANGVVLLTTRKGRPGETRVDLDVYSGFSKVTRKMDVLNTQEYLDLRRKAFALDGITPTDRNAPDLVLWDQNAHTDWQKELIGNPAPVSNAQLNISGGNDATRFMLGSSFRHEKPMLSGNNRDRRGNTHLNVQHESGNKRLNLSLTMTYGVTDLETRGINPHDYLLEAPNQPKFDSTGVTPYWFGSSFNASALRYQQWRMRSDNFIGSALLQYRLSDHLTLVLSGGYTRINDRQVLKNPSTYINPSMSYGFKNQASFANGQRWTYNIEPRIRFRRAVGAGVLSALAGATFQQSVKSSQQISAQDFPMEALMDNLASAAIISDRRSAFSDYRYHSILGHASYAWEDKYILNGTYRVDGSSRFGEGRRFGGFGAMGVAWIFSREAWVSEALPFVTFGKLRASYGTTGNDQIGDYRYLETYMASKTPYMNKSGLTPNRLPNPDYSWEVSRKAEAGLELAFLNGSLQVHASAFMSRSSNQLVNFPVASQTGFSFYQANLDALIENKGLEFELHAKIAERNRFRWEAGFNLTTFKNTLLRFPGLASSSYASRYEIGESVNVVRGYRFTGVNPESGMAMVEDLNRDGAYNPGNDFQALGNLDPRFFGGFSNTFRYSNFELDLFFDFIRKPLEYGYLDVFPSPIGGRANVKRSWATDYWTEPGQNALRPRPTSSATGRNYFDVYGNSDVAFEDASYMRLRNAALSYNLPVRLKKYLKLRDMKVYVHGQNLLTFTRYGGFDPETPRLAPPLKTIVAGIRLTL, from the coding sequence ATGACCATAAAGTTCTACCATTTTTTTCTCGCGCTGATCCTGGGATCAATGGCGTCGGGCATTGTTTGCGGGCAAAATATCAGGGAGGTAACCGTCTCGTTCGAGATCCGTCGCGCCACTTTGAAAACCGCATTGAAAAAGCTCGAAAAAACAACCGGTTACACGATCGCCTATCCGTCGGAAAAGGTAGGGAAGGTCAGGTCCGTAACCGTGCCGCCGGGAAAGCGCACGATCGAGCAGACGATGCTTTTAATGCTGGAACGGACAGACCTTCAATTCAGGCAGGCAGGCCGTAACATTATTCTTTTCGAAAAATTGGAAAACATCCCTAAAACCGAACAGGCCGAAAAGCCGCAATCGTTCCTGATCCGCGGCAGGGTGATGGCCTTGCAGGAAGGCGGCCCGCTGGAAGGCGCGACGGTGCTGCTCAAAAACGCCGACGAGGGGGCCGTTACCGACGAGGCCGGGCGGTTCACATTGCGGGCCACGGGCAGCGGTGCATCCATTGTGGTTTCGTTTATAGGATACCGTTCGTTGGATACATTACTTTCATTTCCGATCGAAGGCGAGCTTACCCTGAATTTACGCCGCGACATCACGCAGTTGCAGGAGTTGGTGGTCTCTACCGGCTACTACGAAAGCTCGCGCAGCATGAGCACCGGTAATATCGCGCAGGTATCGCGTAAGGTGATCGAAAAGCAGCCCGTCGCCAGCCCGATAGCGGCATTGCAGGGAAGGATACCGGGCGTGTTTATCAGCAATGGAACGGGCGTTCCCGGTTCGGCGGTGCATATCCAGATCCGCGGACGCAATACCATCGACTCCGGCAAAACACCGCTGGTGCTGATCGACGGCGTGCCCGTTCCCTACGAATCGCCCAATTTGCTCACGGGCTCGCATGGCATGGAATCGTACGGAGGCGGGCCCAACCCGCTCAATGCGATCAATCCGGCGGATATAGAGCGCATTGAAATCCTGAAAGACGCCGACGCCACGGCCATTTACGGTTCCAGGGGCGCCAATGGCGTGGTGCTGCTCACGACCCGAAAGGGAAGGCCCGGCGAGACGCGCGTCGACCTGGATGTGTATTCCGGTTTTTCGAAGGTAACCCGCAAGATGGACGTGCTCAACACGCAGGAATACCTCGATCTGCGGCGCAAGGCATTTGCGCTCGACGGCATTACTCCCACCGACCGGAATGCGCCCGACCTCGTATTATGGGACCAAAACGCGCATACCGACTGGCAAAAAGAACTGATCGGCAACCCGGCACCCGTGTCGAATGCGCAGCTTAACATTTCCGGCGGCAACGACGCCACGCGCTTCATGCTCGGAAGCAGTTTTCGGCATGAAAAGCCGATGCTGTCCGGCAACAACCGCGACCGGCGGGGCAATACCCATTTGAACGTCCAGCATGAGTCGGGCAACAAGCGGCTGAACCTGAGCCTGACCATGACCTACGGCGTTACCGACCTTGAAACAAGGGGCATTAACCCGCACGATTACCTGCTGGAAGCGCCCAATCAGCCTAAATTCGACAGCACGGGCGTGACGCCGTACTGGTTCGGTTCGAGTTTCAATGCCTCGGCGCTGCGGTACCAGCAATGGCGCATGCGCTCCGACAACTTCATTGGCAGCGCATTGCTGCAATACCGGCTTTCGGACCACCTGACTCTTGTTCTCAGCGGAGGTTACACGCGCATCAACGACCGGCAAGTGCTCAAAAACCCCTCGACCTACATTAATCCCTCGATGTCGTACGGCTTCAAAAACCAAGCGAGCTTTGCGAACGGGCAGCGGTGGACCTACAATATCGAGCCGCGTATCCGGTTCAGGCGCGCGGTGGGGGCGGGGGTGTTGTCGGCGCTCGCGGGCGCTACATTCCAGCAGAGCGTGAAAAGCAGCCAGCAGATTTCGGCACAGGACTTTCCGATGGAGGCATTGATGGATAACCTGGCTTCGGCTGCCATTATCTCGGACCGGCGCTCTGCATTCAGCGATTACCGGTATCACTCCATTCTCGGGCACGCGTCGTATGCGTGGGAGGATAAATACATCTTGAATGGAACCTACCGGGTGGATGGCTCGTCCCGTTTCGGCGAAGGCAGGCGATTTGGTGGTTTCGGGGCGATGGGCGTGGCCTGGATATTCTCGCGGGAAGCCTGGGTGAGCGAGGCATTGCCGTTTGTCACATTCGGTAAACTCAGGGCCAGCTATGGCACCACCGGCAACGACCAGATCGGCGATTACCGGTACCTGGAAACCTACATGGCTTCGAAGACACCGTACATGAACAAGTCGGGCCTCACGCCCAACCGCCTGCCCAACCCGGATTACAGCTGGGAGGTGAGCCGGAAAGCCGAAGCAGGGCTTGAACTGGCATTTCTGAACGGCAGCTTGCAGGTGCATGCGTCGGCATTCATGAGCCGGTCGAGCAACCAGCTGGTAAATTTCCCCGTGGCGAGCCAAACGGGTTTTTCCTTCTACCAGGCCAATCTGGATGCATTGATTGAAAACAAGGGACTGGAATTTGAGTTGCATGCCAAAATCGCCGAACGGAACAGGTTCCGCTGGGAAGCCGGATTTAACCTCACGACATTTAAAAACACGCTGCTGCGCTTTCCCGGCCTGGCGTCGTCATCCTACGCCAGCCGATACGAGATCGGCGAGTCGGTGAATGTGGTGAGGGGCTACCGGTTCACCGGCGTGAACCCGGAAAGCGGAATGGCTATGGTGGAGGACCTCAACCGGGATGGCGCCTACAACCCCGGAAACGATTTTCAGGCCCTGGGCAACCTTGATCCCCGGTTTTTCGGAGGATTCAGCAACACTTTCCGGTATAGCAACTTTGAGCTGGATCTTTTCTTTGATTTTATACGAAAACCCCTGGAATACGGCTATCTGGATGTATTTCCGTCGCCGATCGGTGGAAGAGCCAACGTGAAGAGAAGCTGGGCAACCGACTATTGGACAGAGCCCGGGCAAAATGCATTGAGGCCCCGGCCCACCAGCTCCGCCACCGGCAGAAATTATTTCGACGTTTACGGCAATTCCGACGTTGCCTTTGAAGATGCCTCCTACATGCGCCTGCGCAATGCCGCGCTGTCCTACAATCTGCCGGTTAGGTTGAAAAAGTATCTCAAACTGCGGGACATGAAAGTTTACGTACACGGACAAAACCTGCTGACTTTCACCCGCTATGGCGGCTTCGATCCGGAAACGCCGCGGCTCGCCCCGCCATTGAAAACGATCGTAGCCGGCATCAGACTGACCCTTTGA
- a CDS encoding FecR family protein: MDTARLTALLARYHRNECSPEEERELLSWYHRLDVNGLSYEEWLATEGSEAALAKRLFSDFQRRAEREVKEPENKPLRPWTRIAASFVGIACLLGAGYWLAGRQQGAEPLVRIELPANATEPRFVLLPDSSKAVLQPGTSLEYYEPESALRQVEITGEAYFAVKPDPQRPFSVEAGEVKVTVLGTAFNVKSDAARNSSEVVVNHGKVSVEQSGKMLGVLLANEKLVITADGHDAVQKAVTATGEQPWNDLVMRFDSVSFGMIAERLQRRYGTNILFTTKSLERCPVTATFTGEETLTDVLDIITTTRGATYRKEESGIGITIDGEGCKN, encoded by the coding sequence ATGGACACCGCACGACTTACTGCATTGCTGGCCCGCTATCACCGGAACGAATGTTCGCCGGAAGAGGAGCGCGAGCTGCTGAGCTGGTACCATCGGCTGGATGTAAATGGCCTGTCGTACGAAGAATGGCTGGCGACGGAAGGCTCGGAAGCGGCCCTGGCGAAGCGGCTTTTCAGCGATTTCCAGCGCAGGGCGGAGCGAGAGGTGAAGGAACCGGAGAATAAGCCGCTTAGGCCGTGGACACGCATTGCCGCCAGTTTCGTGGGGATCGCGTGCCTGCTAGGCGCCGGCTACTGGCTGGCCGGGCGGCAGCAAGGTGCCGAACCGCTGGTCCGTATCGAACTGCCCGCCAACGCCACCGAGCCGAGGTTTGTGCTGCTGCCCGACAGCAGCAAGGCCGTGTTGCAGCCGGGCACCAGCCTGGAATATTATGAGCCGGAAAGCGCGCTCAGGCAGGTGGAGATCACCGGCGAGGCCTACTTTGCCGTGAAGCCCGATCCGCAGCGGCCATTCTCCGTGGAGGCTGGGGAAGTGAAGGTGACCGTGCTCGGAACGGCATTTAATGTGAAATCCGATGCGGCGCGGAACAGCTCCGAAGTGGTGGTGAACCATGGCAAAGTGAGCGTGGAGCAGTCGGGCAAAATGCTGGGCGTGCTGCTGGCCAATGAGAAGCTCGTTATCACCGCCGACGGTCATGACGCGGTGCAAAAGGCGGTGACGGCGACCGGCGAACAACCGTGGAATGATCTGGTGATGCGGTTCGATTCGGTGTCGTTCGGGATGATCGCCGAGCGGTTGCAGCGGCGGTACGGGACAAATATCCTGTTTACTACAAAATCCCTGGAACGGTGCCCGGTTACGGCCACTTTCACGGGCGAAGAGACATTGACGGACGTGCTCGACATTATCACCACCACTCGGGGCGCGACTTACCGAAAAGAAGAAAGCGGAATTGGAATTACAATTGATGGTGAAGGTTGCAAAAATTAA
- a CDS encoding RNA polymerase sigma-70 factor — MQGDDSAFEAIYNRYAVKLLAMACRKVADRSAAQDMVQDIFMNLFRMRSNLPEIQSLKGYLFGSLRNAILNYYHRESLTRRHHDILELATQRSDDSFLQKLYARELSEHIAGIITKLPPQRRLVFQLSREEHLSNRQIAERLNISENTVEQHMRKALQFIRFSLSESKLDSRN, encoded by the coding sequence GTGCAAGGTGATGACAGTGCTTTCGAGGCAATTTATAACCGGTATGCCGTGAAATTACTCGCAATGGCCTGCCGGAAAGTCGCCGACCGGAGTGCCGCCCAGGACATGGTTCAGGATATATTCATGAACCTGTTCAGAATGCGGTCCAACCTGCCGGAAATCCAGTCATTGAAAGGTTACCTGTTCGGAAGCCTGCGCAACGCCATCCTCAATTACTACCACCGCGAATCCCTCACGAGGCGCCATCACGACATACTGGAACTGGCCACACAGCGCAGCGACGATTCGTTTTTACAAAAACTATACGCCCGGGAGCTCTCCGAACACATTGCGGGGATTATCACAAAACTCCCGCCGCAGCGCAGGCTGGTGTTCCAGCTGAGCCGCGAGGAACATCTTTCCAACCGCCAGATCGCCGAAAGGCTCAACATATCCGAAAATACGGTGGAGCAGCACATGCGGAAAGCGCTGCAATTCATCCGCTTCTCACTCAGCGAAAGCAAACTCGACTCCCGGAATTAA
- a CDS encoding choice-of-anchor A family protein, whose product MKNFFKLLSLPNYAKFCRAALITSVVCAGIEKPAQAQGAETILTIPDEFLSSDFVGNGNFNAIIFGNFQSNSGDVEGRLAVAGDFNLTTGGYSVGTGGQGVNAPDDTDNFVINGAFNNTGVGNWGLRGNMIYNTNPSGTTLPSLIVTGTSIKGGVLDHIRFSDNELIDYYRTLSGKLDLLPNTGTLLFDGYHQYTLKGTSLGLNVFDITLPENMSSDEIKVEIPAGSSAIINILNTSLTISSGSMKMNGADQVNGRVLFNFPNANFISLSHFKWLGNFLAPKASLNGNGGSINGQSIIGGHFDQKGGFEFHNFYFEENSISLPVTLVKFAAAKEGKAVNLSWTTSTESNSSHFDIEHSVNGKVWNRIGTVSSNGESKEKIDYTFTDASPFRENLYRLKMVDLDGSFAYSSMQSVTMDIENAISIFPNPVTDKIRFANRADITSVTINDLAGRQVYSANQVQPDGIDCHALKSGMYVVTMHRSNGSSFSQKVLVAK is encoded by the coding sequence ATGAAAAACTTCTTCAAATTACTTAGTCTACCAAACTACGCAAAGTTCTGTCGCGCTGCCCTAATTACTTCCGTCGTATGTGCTGGTATCGAAAAGCCGGCGCAAGCGCAGGGCGCAGAAACCATCCTGACAATCCCGGATGAGTTTCTGTCCTCCGATTTTGTGGGTAATGGAAATTTCAACGCCATCATTTTCGGCAACTTCCAAAGCAATTCCGGCGACGTGGAAGGACGACTTGCCGTGGCCGGCGACTTTAACCTCACCACCGGCGGGTACAGCGTGGGCACGGGCGGGCAAGGTGTGAACGCCCCGGACGACACCGATAACTTCGTCATCAACGGTGCGTTTAACAACACTGGCGTGGGCAATTGGGGCCTCCGGGGGAACATGATTTACAACACCAACCCCTCAGGAACGACGCTGCCGAGCTTGATAGTGACCGGCACATCGATCAAAGGCGGCGTTTTGGACCACATCCGGTTTTCGGACAATGAGCTGATCGACTACTACCGCACGCTGAGCGGCAAGCTGGATCTTCTGCCGAACACCGGCACGCTGCTTTTTGACGGCTACCACCAGTATACCTTAAAAGGCACCAGCCTCGGGTTGAACGTTTTCGATATTACGCTGCCTGAAAATATGTCCAGCGACGAAATCAAGGTGGAGATACCGGCGGGCTCCTCTGCGATCATCAATATCCTGAACACTTCACTCACGATCAGCAGCGGCAGCATGAAAATGAATGGCGCCGACCAGGTGAATGGACGCGTACTTTTCAATTTTCCCAATGCCAACTTTATTTCTCTGTCCCATTTCAAATGGCTCGGCAACTTTCTCGCACCGAAAGCCAGCCTGAATGGCAATGGCGGCTCGATCAACGGGCAGTCCATTATCGGCGGGCATTTCGATCAGAAAGGCGGTTTTGAGTTCCACAATTTCTATTTCGAAGAGAATTCGATTTCGCTGCCTGTTACCCTCGTGAAATTCGCAGCCGCAAAAGAAGGCAAGGCGGTTAACCTGAGCTGGACCACATCGACCGAGTCGAACAGCAGCCATTTTGACATCGAACACAGCGTGAACGGCAAGGTCTGGAACCGCATCGGAACAGTGTCGTCAAATGGCGAAAGCAAGGAAAAAATCGATTACACATTCACCGACGCATCACCTTTCCGCGAAAACCTATACCGCCTCAAAATGGTGGACCTGGACGGCAGCTTTGCGTACAGCAGCATGCAGAGCGTGACGATGGATATTGAGAATGCCATCAGCATATTCCCTAATCCGGTAACCGATAAGATTCGCTTTGCCAACCGTGCCGATATTACAAGCGTTACGATTAATGACCTCGCCGGCCGGCAGGTATATTCCGCTAACCAGGTTCAGCCGGATGGTATCGACTGCCACGCGCTGAAATCGGGAATGTATGTTGTCACCATGCACCGCTCAAACGGCAGCTCGTTTTCTCAAAAAGTGCTGGTCGCCAAATAG